Proteins encoded together in one Amblyraja radiata isolate CabotCenter1 chromosome 11, sAmbRad1.1.pri, whole genome shotgun sequence window:
- the LOC116978704 gene encoding heart- and neural crest derivatives-expressed protein 1-like — protein sequence MSVVGGFHHRPVGHPAFPFAPSHRCHQDHPFVQGWFLNQGPLSPTDSSQPSFSPGPSVNGALPDPGRPVAGARRGPPVPRKERRRTESINSAFSDLRECIPNVPADTKLSKIKTLRLATSYIAYLMETLAKDSQGGETEAFRADLKKMESREGKRKRETNEPANVARSGGGGGDKRMKGRTGWPQQVWALELSQ from the exons ATGAGTGTGGTGGGCGGCTTCCATCACCGCCCTGTCGGGCACCCGGCCTTTCCCTTTGCCCCAAGTCACCGCTGCCACCAGGACCACCCGTTTGTCCAGGGTTGGTTCCTGAACCAAGGGCCGCTCTCTCCCACTGACTCGAGCCAGCCTTCGTTCAGCCCCGGGCCCAGCGTTAACGGGGCGCTGCCCGACCCGGGGCGGCCGGTAGCGGGGGCCCGCAGAGGGCCGCCTGTCCCGAGGAAGGAGCGGCGCCGCACAGAGAGCATCAACAGCGCCTTCTCCGATCTGCGGGAATGTATTCCCAACGTCCCTGCCGACACCAAACTGTCCAAGATCAAAACACTGCGGCTGGCCACCAGTTACATCGCCTATCTGATGGAAACCCTGGCGAAGGACAGTCAGGGCGGCGAGACAGAGGCGTTCCGCGCCGACCTGaagaaaatggagagcagggaagGCAAACGCAAGCGGGAGACG AATGAACCGGCGAACGTGGCCagaagcggcggcggcggcggcgataaGAGGATGAAGGGGAGGACCGGGTGGCCGCAGCAAGTCTGGGCTCTGGAACTCAGCCAGtga